From a single Dendropsophus ebraccatus isolate aDenEbr1 chromosome 8, aDenEbr1.pat, whole genome shotgun sequence genomic region:
- the SAMD8 gene encoding sphingomyelin synthase-related protein 1 isoform X1 — translation MTPQVSAKTMSNSQLCIRRWTTKHVAKWLREEGFCDYVDILCNKHRLDGTALLALTEYDLRSPPLEIKVLGDIKRLMLSIRKLQKQHVSVLEELGLSNEPASGALSISSPPSPDWLCNGDLTRDLDGHATDSSVEPHQYSNGKNKHPPKRLDPEYWKTAISCIYVFIVFGFTSFVMVIVHERVPDMQTYPPLPDIFLDSVPRIPWAFAMTEMCGVVLCYIWLLVLLLHKHRSILLRRLCSLMGTVFLLRCVTMFVTSLSVPGEHLQCSGKLYDNMWAKLQRAFAIWSGFGMTLTGVHTCGDYMFSGHTVVLTMLNFFVTEYTPRSWNFLHTLSWVLNLFGIFFILAAHEHYSIDVFIAFYITTRLFLYYHTLANTRAYQQSRRARIWFPMFSFFECNVKGPVPNEYCWPFSRPTFLKNLFS, via the exons GTATCTGCTAAAACAATGTCAAACAGTCAGTTATGTATTCGGCGATGGACTACAAAACATGTGGCCAAATGGCTGAGAGAAGAAGGCTTTTGTGACTATGTAGATATTCTGTGCAACAAACATCGTCTAGATGGCACAGCACTGTTAGCATTGACGGAATATGACTTGCGCTCTCCGCCACTGGAAATTAAAGTGTTAGGGGATATCAAACGTCTTATGCTTTCTATCCGCAAACTCCAAAAACAGCATGTCAGTGTCCTGGAAGAGTTGGGGTTAAGCAACGAGCCAGCCTCAGGAGCCCTCAGCATAAGTTCACCACCAAGTCCTGACTGGTTATGTAATGGAGATCTTACAAGAGACCTTGATGGACATGCAACAGATTCTAGTGTCGAACCACACCAGTACTCCAAtggaaaaaacaaacatccaCCAAAGAGACTGGACCCAGAGTATTGGAAAACGGCCATCAGCTGTATTTACGTGTTTATAGTTTTTGGCTTTACTTCCTTTGTCATGGTCATCGTACATGAGCGAGTTCCTGACATGCAGACATACCCACCGCTGCCAGACATCTTCCTAGACAG CGTTCCTCGTATTCCTTGGGCCTTTGCAATGACTGAGATGTGTGGAGTGGTTCTTTGTTATATCTGGCTTCTTGTATTACTTCTTCACAAACACAG GTCTATCCTTTTACGTCGACTCTGTAGCTTGATGGGTACTGTGTTTCTTTTAAGATGTGTCACCATGTTTGTTACATCTCTTTCTGTTCCTGGTGAACATTTGCAGTGTTCAGGAAag CTATATGACAATATGTGGGCCAAGCTTCAGCGTGCCTTCGCCATCTGGAGTGGATTTGGCATGACGTTAACTGGAGTGCACACTTGTGGAGACTACATGTTCAGCGGTCATACTGTAGTCCTTACCATGCTAAACTTTTTTGTCACTGAAT ACACGCCTCGAAGCTGGAACTTCCTACATACTCTTTCCTGGGTCCTCAACCTGTTTGGCATCTTCTTCATCTTGGCTGCTCATGAACATTATTCCATTGATGTCTTCATTGCATTTTATATCACCACAAGACTCTTCCTCTATTACCACACTTTGGCCAATACACGTGCATACCAACAGAGCAGACGGGCTCGAATCTGGTTTCCCATGTTCTCTTTCTTTGAATGCAATGTAAAAGGACCCGTTCCTAATGAGTACTGCTGGCCCTTCTCTAGGCCTACGTTTCTAAAAAACTTATTCAGTTAA
- the SAMD8 gene encoding sphingomyelin synthase-related protein 1 isoform X2 — protein MSNSQLCIRRWTTKHVAKWLREEGFCDYVDILCNKHRLDGTALLALTEYDLRSPPLEIKVLGDIKRLMLSIRKLQKQHVSVLEELGLSNEPASGALSISSPPSPDWLCNGDLTRDLDGHATDSSVEPHQYSNGKNKHPPKRLDPEYWKTAISCIYVFIVFGFTSFVMVIVHERVPDMQTYPPLPDIFLDSVPRIPWAFAMTEMCGVVLCYIWLLVLLLHKHRSILLRRLCSLMGTVFLLRCVTMFVTSLSVPGEHLQCSGKLYDNMWAKLQRAFAIWSGFGMTLTGVHTCGDYMFSGHTVVLTMLNFFVTEYTPRSWNFLHTLSWVLNLFGIFFILAAHEHYSIDVFIAFYITTRLFLYYHTLANTRAYQQSRRARIWFPMFSFFECNVKGPVPNEYCWPFSRPTFLKNLFS, from the exons ATGTCAAACAGTCAGTTATGTATTCGGCGATGGACTACAAAACATGTGGCCAAATGGCTGAGAGAAGAAGGCTTTTGTGACTATGTAGATATTCTGTGCAACAAACATCGTCTAGATGGCACAGCACTGTTAGCATTGACGGAATATGACTTGCGCTCTCCGCCACTGGAAATTAAAGTGTTAGGGGATATCAAACGTCTTATGCTTTCTATCCGCAAACTCCAAAAACAGCATGTCAGTGTCCTGGAAGAGTTGGGGTTAAGCAACGAGCCAGCCTCAGGAGCCCTCAGCATAAGTTCACCACCAAGTCCTGACTGGTTATGTAATGGAGATCTTACAAGAGACCTTGATGGACATGCAACAGATTCTAGTGTCGAACCACACCAGTACTCCAAtggaaaaaacaaacatccaCCAAAGAGACTGGACCCAGAGTATTGGAAAACGGCCATCAGCTGTATTTACGTGTTTATAGTTTTTGGCTTTACTTCCTTTGTCATGGTCATCGTACATGAGCGAGTTCCTGACATGCAGACATACCCACCGCTGCCAGACATCTTCCTAGACAG CGTTCCTCGTATTCCTTGGGCCTTTGCAATGACTGAGATGTGTGGAGTGGTTCTTTGTTATATCTGGCTTCTTGTATTACTTCTTCACAAACACAG GTCTATCCTTTTACGTCGACTCTGTAGCTTGATGGGTACTGTGTTTCTTTTAAGATGTGTCACCATGTTTGTTACATCTCTTTCTGTTCCTGGTGAACATTTGCAGTGTTCAGGAAag CTATATGACAATATGTGGGCCAAGCTTCAGCGTGCCTTCGCCATCTGGAGTGGATTTGGCATGACGTTAACTGGAGTGCACACTTGTGGAGACTACATGTTCAGCGGTCATACTGTAGTCCTTACCATGCTAAACTTTTTTGTCACTGAAT ACACGCCTCGAAGCTGGAACTTCCTACATACTCTTTCCTGGGTCCTCAACCTGTTTGGCATCTTCTTCATCTTGGCTGCTCATGAACATTATTCCATTGATGTCTTCATTGCATTTTATATCACCACAAGACTCTTCCTCTATTACCACACTTTGGCCAATACACGTGCATACCAACAGAGCAGACGGGCTCGAATCTGGTTTCCCATGTTCTCTTTCTTTGAATGCAATGTAAAAGGACCCGTTCCTAATGAGTACTGCTGGCCCTTCTCTAGGCCTACGTTTCTAAAAAACTTATTCAGTTAA
- the SAMD8 gene encoding sphingomyelin synthase-related protein 1 isoform X3 has protein sequence MTPQVSAKTMSNSQLCIRRWTTKHVAKWLREEGFCDYVDILCNKHRLDGTALLALTEYDLRSPPLEIKVLGDIKRLMLSIRKLQKQHVSVLEELGLSNEPASGALSISSPPSPDWLCNGDLTRDLDGHATDSSVEPHQYSNGKNKHPPKRLDPEYWKTAISCIYVFIVFGFTSFVMVIVHERVPDMQTYPPLPDIFLDSVPRIPWAFAMTEMCGVVLCYIWLLVLLLHKHRSILLRRLCSLMGTVFLLRCVTMFVTSLSVPGEHLQCSGKTRLEAGTSYILFPGSSTCLASSSSWLLMNIIPLMSSLHFISPQDSSSITTLWPIHVHTNRADGLESGFPCSLSLNAM, from the exons GTATCTGCTAAAACAATGTCAAACAGTCAGTTATGTATTCGGCGATGGACTACAAAACATGTGGCCAAATGGCTGAGAGAAGAAGGCTTTTGTGACTATGTAGATATTCTGTGCAACAAACATCGTCTAGATGGCACAGCACTGTTAGCATTGACGGAATATGACTTGCGCTCTCCGCCACTGGAAATTAAAGTGTTAGGGGATATCAAACGTCTTATGCTTTCTATCCGCAAACTCCAAAAACAGCATGTCAGTGTCCTGGAAGAGTTGGGGTTAAGCAACGAGCCAGCCTCAGGAGCCCTCAGCATAAGTTCACCACCAAGTCCTGACTGGTTATGTAATGGAGATCTTACAAGAGACCTTGATGGACATGCAACAGATTCTAGTGTCGAACCACACCAGTACTCCAAtggaaaaaacaaacatccaCCAAAGAGACTGGACCCAGAGTATTGGAAAACGGCCATCAGCTGTATTTACGTGTTTATAGTTTTTGGCTTTACTTCCTTTGTCATGGTCATCGTACATGAGCGAGTTCCTGACATGCAGACATACCCACCGCTGCCAGACATCTTCCTAGACAG CGTTCCTCGTATTCCTTGGGCCTTTGCAATGACTGAGATGTGTGGAGTGGTTCTTTGTTATATCTGGCTTCTTGTATTACTTCTTCACAAACACAG GTCTATCCTTTTACGTCGACTCTGTAGCTTGATGGGTACTGTGTTTCTTTTAAGATGTGTCACCATGTTTGTTACATCTCTTTCTGTTCCTGGTGAACATTTGCAGTGTTCAGGAAag ACACGCCTCGAAGCTGGAACTTCCTACATACTCTTTCCTGGGTCCTCAACCTGTTTGGCATCTTCTTCATCTTGGCTGCTCATGAACATTATTCCATTGATGTCTTCATTGCATTTTATATCACCACAAGACTCTTCCTCTATTACCACACTTTGGCCAATACACGTGCATACCAACAGAGCAGACGGGCTCGAATCTGGTTTCCCATGTTCTCTTTCTTTGAATGCAATGTAA